One genomic segment of Paenibacillus durus includes these proteins:
- a CDS encoding Stf0 family sulfotransferase has translation MTRPKLSYTIWFSQRTGSTLLNYALASTGVAGAPREWLNFQYNNPAKFKREDLEQIWKCGTTPNGVFGLKIGFEQRWIDLFRTMSGLPQNASRAEVWSAAFPNCFKHIYMTRRNKVRLAVSWWRAIVTGEWHRNFGEKPQEHDIAEKYNFEAIQYLLLQSTMCEAAIEDFFSESDIVPLTIVYEDFIQDYEGTVIRMLEFLDVQTDNINVAPPALDKLADDVAEQWVQRFREESQQGWENRRW, from the coding sequence ATGACACGGCCTAAATTAAGCTATACGATCTGGTTCTCGCAGCGAACGGGAAGCACACTGCTCAATTATGCGCTGGCCTCGACAGGGGTTGCGGGGGCCCCCCGAGAATGGTTGAATTTCCAATATAATAATCCCGCCAAATTCAAGCGTGAGGATCTGGAACAAATATGGAAGTGTGGAACTACACCTAATGGCGTGTTCGGGTTGAAGATTGGCTTTGAACAGAGATGGATCGACCTATTCCGTACCATGTCGGGGCTCCCGCAGAATGCTTCACGGGCGGAGGTATGGAGCGCTGCCTTCCCCAATTGCTTCAAGCATATTTATATGACACGCCGTAACAAAGTCAGATTGGCTGTCTCGTGGTGGCGCGCGATCGTTACCGGCGAATGGCATCGAAACTTCGGGGAGAAGCCTCAGGAACATGATATTGCGGAAAAGTATAATTTCGAAGCCATCCAATATCTGCTCCTTCAAAGCACGATGTGCGAAGCGGCAATCGAGGACTTCTTCTCGGAGTCCGATATCGTACCGCTGACGATTGTCTACGAAGATTTTATTCAGGACTATGAAGGCACGGTTATAAGGATGTTGGAGTTTTTGGATGTACAGACGGATAACATTAACGTAGCACCGCCGGCCTTGGATAAACTGGCAGACGATGTGGCGGAGCAGTGGGTGCAGCGGTT
- the cysC gene encoding adenylyl-sulfate kinase — translation MRRNVIERLNGHRGGVVWFTGLSGSGKTTLSELVEEALFKRGFKCVVIDGDQLRAGLNRDLGFSEADREENLRRAAEVAAMFLNVGFVVLVPMISPAREVRDKIRHRFDSKDFAEVYVKCSIEMCERRDPKGLYQKARKGEIRYFTGIDAIYEAPIRPELTVDTEHTSIEYCTQQLVEFIIRKFDIKSEREEA, via the coding sequence ATCCGGAGAAATGTTATAGAACGTCTGAACGGACATCGGGGCGGAGTCGTATGGTTCACCGGGTTGTCCGGTTCAGGTAAAACGACGCTAAGTGAGCTTGTCGAGGAAGCATTGTTCAAACGCGGCTTCAAATGTGTTGTTATCGATGGAGACCAACTTAGAGCAGGTTTAAATCGCGACCTTGGGTTTTCCGAAGCAGACCGTGAGGAAAATTTGCGGCGTGCCGCGGAAGTGGCGGCCATGTTCTTGAATGTAGGTTTTGTCGTTCTCGTGCCGATGATTTCACCAGCAAGAGAAGTTAGAGATAAGATCAGGCATCGTTTTGATTCCAAGGATTTTGCAGAAGTTTATGTGAAATGTTCAATTGAAATGTGTGAAAGGCGTGATCCTAAAGGACTTTACCAAAAAGCCAGAAAAGGTGAAATCCGTTATTTCACAGGAATCGATGCTATTTATGAAGCACCCATACGACCAGAGCTGACTGTAGACACGGAACACACATCCATTGAGTACTGTACGCAGCAACTTGTTGAGTTCATCATCCGAAAATTTGATATAAAATCAGAAAGAGAGGAAGCTTGA
- a CDS encoding CD3324 family protein yields MKYVNADILPEELLKEVQKYVNGAMIYVPKPEGVREGWGVKSGSRKYIKERNLEIRQRFSDGVTMDQLSEQYFLSLDSIKKIVYSKLK; encoded by the coding sequence ATGAAATATGTCAATGCTGACATTTTACCGGAGGAATTATTAAAGGAAGTACAAAAATATGTTAATGGTGCCATGATTTACGTTCCTAAACCTGAAGGAGTACGTGAGGGATGGGGCGTAAAATCCGGCAGTCGAAAATATATCAAGGAGCGAAATCTTGAAATCCGTCAAAGATTCTCGGACGGCGTGACGATGGATCAGCTTTCGGAGCAATATTTTCTTTCGCTGGACAGCATTAAGAAAATTGTTTACTCAAAATTAAAATAA